In a single window of the Papaver somniferum cultivar HN1 chromosome 8, ASM357369v1, whole genome shotgun sequence genome:
- the LOC113302947 gene encoding basic leucine zipper 43-like: MQPTELAELRYLAPANPSPYPPHTDNLSSNIQHIQYSNIFLGQLPPHSHIPAPFHELTQQFSCLSSNSTSDEADDNQQQTVVDERRRRRMISNRESARRSRMRKQKHLDELWSHVRRLQYENRQLIDKLNNFSDTHDRVLQENTRLKEESSELRQMLSSLQLDHQYDALRALEEVPRSTHLIDESSNQSISSSIDLLH; encoded by the coding sequence ATGCAGCCGACTGAGCTTGCAGAACTCAGGTACTTAGCGCCTGCAAATCCATCTCCTTATCCTCCTCACACTGATAACTTGAGCTCCAACATACAACACATCCAGTACTCAAACATATTCTTAGGTCAATTACCACCCCATTCTCATATACCTGCTCCGTTTCACGAATTAACGCAACAATTCTCATGTCTCAGCAGTAATTCAACTTCTGATGAAGCAGATGATAACCAACAACAGACTGTTGTAGACGAGAGGAGACGGAGGAGAATGATATCAAATAGAGAATCAGCTCGTCGGTCAAGAATGCGTAAGCAGAAACACCTTGATGAACTCTGGTCACATGTTCGTAGGCTTCAATATGAGAATCGTCAGCTCATTGATAAGCTGAACAATTTTTCTGATACCCATGACCGAGTTCTTCAAGAGAATACTCGACTCAAAGAGGAATCTTCTGAACTTCGCCAAATGCTAAGTAGCTTGCAACTTGATCATCAATATGATGCTTTGAGAGCTCTAGAAGAAGTACCACGCAGTACTCACCTTATAGACGAATCGTCAAATCAATCAATCTCTAGTTCTATCGATTTGCTTCATTAG
- the LOC113302946 gene encoding delta-aminolevulinic acid dehydratase 1, chloroplastic-like isoform X1, producing MTSAMMAVSPSNFATIRELKGQSHTGLKMNTRTNQVYFNTGRVIKIQSSRFVIKASNEKEASLKKLGLTDAECEAAVVAGNAPDAPPVPPKPAAPAGTPLVSLLPLNKRPRRNRKSPVLRASFQETHLSPANFVYPLFIHEGQEDTPIGAMPGCYRLGWRHGLLEEVSKARDVGVNSIVLFPKVPDALKTPTGDESYNENGLVPRAIRLLKDKFPVLVIYTDVALDPYSSDGHDGIVREDGVIMNDETVHQLCKLAVAQARAGADVVSPSDMMDGRVGALRQALACAGFPDVSIMSYAAKYASAFYGPFREALDSNPRFGDKKTYQMLVLMRLRELISFL from the exons ATGACTTCAGCAATGATGGCTGTTTCTCCCAGTAATTTTGCTACAATTAGAGAATTAAAAGGTCAAAGTCATACTGGATTAAAAATGAACACAAGAACGAATCAAGTTTATTTCAATACTGGTCGTGTGATCAAGATACAGTCGTCTAGATTTGTTATTAAAGCTAGTAATGAGAAAGAAGCATCACTGAAGAAACTTGGATTAACTGATGCGGAATGTGAAGCGGCTGTTGTAGCAGGGAATGCTCCTGATGCACCACCTGTCCCACCCAAACCGGCAGCACCGGCTGGAACTCCATTGGTTTCATTACTT CCTCTTAACAAGCGTCCTCGCCGTAACCGAAAGTCACCTGTGCTGAGAGCATCATTCCAAGAGACACATCTAAGTCCTGCCAATTTTGTATATCCACTATTTATTCATGAAG GTCAAGAGGATACTCCAATAGGAGCTATGCCTGGATGTTATAGACTTGGTTGGAGACATGGTCTTCTGGAAGAG GTTTCTAAGGCCCGGGATGTTGGTGTCAACAGTATCGTGCTTTTTCCCAAAGTGCCTGATGCATTGAAG ACACCTACAGGAGATGAATCATACAATGAGAATGGGCTGGTGCCTCGAGCGATACGGTTACTAAAAGACAAATTCCCTGTTCTT GTTATTTATACTGATGTAGCTTTGGACCCTTATTCTTCTGATGGGCATGATGGCATTGTCAGAGAAGATG GAGTGATTATGAATGATGAAACAGTTCACCAGTTATGCAAACTAGCTGTTGCTCAG GCTCGAGCAGGAGCTGACGTGGTCAGTCCCAGTGACATGATGGATGGTCGAGTGGGAGCACTCCGACAAGCTTTGGCCTGTGCAGGTTTTCCAGATGTGTCTATCATGTCCTATGCGGCTAA GTATGCAAGCGCATTTTATGGTCCATTCCGCGAGGCATTGGACTCAAATCCACGATTTGGAGACAAGAAAAC TTACcaaatgctcgtgctgatgaggcTGAGGGAGCTGATATCCTTCTT GTGA
- the LOC113302946 gene encoding delta-aminolevulinic acid dehydratase 1, chloroplastic-like isoform X2, producing the protein MTSAMMAVSPSNFATIRELKGQSHTGLKMNTRTNQVYFNTGRVIKIQSSRFVIKASNEKEASLKKLGLTDAECEAAVVAGNAPDAPPVPPKPAAPAGTPLVSLLPLNKRPRRNRKSPVLRASFQETHLSPANFVYPLFIHEGQEDTPIGAMPGCYRLGWRHGLLEEVSKARDVGVNSIVLFPKVPDALKTPTGDESYNENGLVPRAIRLLKDKFPVLVIYTDVALDPYSSDGHDGIVREDGVIMNDETVHQLCKLAVAQARAGADVVSPSDMMDGRVGALRQALACAGFPDVSIMSYAAKYASAFYGPFREALDSNPRFGDKKTYVTRENIYVSSNIRIP; encoded by the exons ATGACTTCAGCAATGATGGCTGTTTCTCCCAGTAATTTTGCTACAATTAGAGAATTAAAAGGTCAAAGTCATACTGGATTAAAAATGAACACAAGAACGAATCAAGTTTATTTCAATACTGGTCGTGTGATCAAGATACAGTCGTCTAGATTTGTTATTAAAGCTAGTAATGAGAAAGAAGCATCACTGAAGAAACTTGGATTAACTGATGCGGAATGTGAAGCGGCTGTTGTAGCAGGGAATGCTCCTGATGCACCACCTGTCCCACCCAAACCGGCAGCACCGGCTGGAACTCCATTGGTTTCATTACTT CCTCTTAACAAGCGTCCTCGCCGTAACCGAAAGTCACCTGTGCTGAGAGCATCATTCCAAGAGACACATCTAAGTCCTGCCAATTTTGTATATCCACTATTTATTCATGAAG GTCAAGAGGATACTCCAATAGGAGCTATGCCTGGATGTTATAGACTTGGTTGGAGACATGGTCTTCTGGAAGAG GTTTCTAAGGCCCGGGATGTTGGTGTCAACAGTATCGTGCTTTTTCCCAAAGTGCCTGATGCATTGAAG ACACCTACAGGAGATGAATCATACAATGAGAATGGGCTGGTGCCTCGAGCGATACGGTTACTAAAAGACAAATTCCCTGTTCTT GTTATTTATACTGATGTAGCTTTGGACCCTTATTCTTCTGATGGGCATGATGGCATTGTCAGAGAAGATG GAGTGATTATGAATGATGAAACAGTTCACCAGTTATGCAAACTAGCTGTTGCTCAG GCTCGAGCAGGAGCTGACGTGGTCAGTCCCAGTGACATGATGGATGGTCGAGTGGGAGCACTCCGACAAGCTTTGGCCTGTGCAGGTTTTCCAGATGTGTCTATCATGTCCTATGCGGCTAA GTATGCAAGCGCATTTTATGGTCCATTCCGCGAGGCATTGGACTCAAATCCACGATTTGGAGACAAGAAAACGTACGTGACTCGGGAGAATATTTATGTATCTTCAAATATACGGATCCCTTGA